Genomic segment of Oncorhynchus tshawytscha isolate Ot180627B linkage group LG28, Otsh_v2.0, whole genome shotgun sequence:
cccataatgtcaaagtggattattatttaattttttgcaaattaataaaaaatgaaaagcagaaatgtcttgagtcggtaagtattcaacccttggttatgtcaagcctaaataagttcaggagtaaaaatgtgcttaacaagtcacattataagttgcatggacacactctgtgtgcaataagtgtcTAACATGActtttaaatgactaccccatctcggtacaccacacatacaattttCTGAGGTCCCTTAGttcagcagtgaatttcaagcacagattcaaccacaaagaccagggaggttttccaatgactcgcaaggaagggcacctattggtagatgggtaaaaataaaaaacacacgttcttcctaactcagttgccggaggggaaggaaaccgctcaggcatatcaccatgaggctaatggtAATTTTAAAACAGACTTTAATGGCTCTGGAGACAattgaggatgaatcaacaacattgtagtttctccacaatactgtgaaaaggaagcctgtacagaatattccaaaacatgcaccctgtttgcaataaggcacgaaAGTAATacagcaaaaaatgtggcaaaggaaTTAacttgttttatatattttttaataaagaagcagggtcgtgtttcagaggatgcatggctaTCGACCttctacccctttttctccccaatttcgtgatatccaattacagtcttgtcccatctctgcaactcacctacggactcgggagaggcgaaggtcgagagccatgcgtcctttgaaacacgaccctgccaagccgcactgcttcttgatacactgcccgtttaacccggaagccagccgtaccaatgtgtcagaggaaacactgtccaactggcgtctgaagtcagcttgcaggtgcccggACGGCCACAATGAGTCTCTCGAGCGCGATGGGGCAAGGACATCCCGGGCCAGTCAAAGCTTTCCCTAACccggactacgctgggccaattgtgcgccgcctcatgggtctcccggtcacggccagctgtgaaacagcctgggatcgaagccggggctgtagtgatgcctcaagcactgcaatgtgccttagactgctgcaccactcgatTTAAAAATTGtctttaaaatctatggcaagacttcaaaattgctgtctagcatcaaccaacttgacagagcttgaataataattggggggaaaaaaggcaaatattgtacaatccaggtgtgcaaaagtCATaaaaagacttacccagaaagacacacagctgtaatcactgccaaaggtgattctaacatgtattgactcagggagttgAAAACTTATCTCATGAAGATATATTAATGTCTTATTTTCCTTAATAcctttttcttccactttgacattagagtatagCGTATAGATCaatgacaaaaaaattacaattaaatactTTTTAATCCCACTTTGGAACAACAACTTGAAAAAGTGAAGGAGTGTGAAAACATTCTAATAACTATATGTTCGTATTTGGTGTGAAAAAAAACGAACAAATATAAACACAAAGTAATTGGGTTTTCTACCCATATCCACTAATAGCCATCTTTAGTTACAGCTCTTAAGATATACACTAGACACGGGTACTTCGTGGCCAGAGACAgacctaattaaataaaggttaaacaaataaaaaagaaCAAGATAACTGTGTGTTTAGAGATACAGAACAACACACCGGTACTGTTTCTAGTCATGACTCCAGAGACAGACTGAGGAAAGGATATGATCTGAGGTGAGTTTCTGTGCAAGGAGGACTCTCTTGCCTGGCTCCTTCAGCAGTTCCATGATGCTCTCTTCGGGCCTGAGGAGAAACACGTGTTGGTTTAATTCAACAGAGAGCGCACCTGGTTAACAACAAAAAAGCAGAGATGGCCAGACGGTCCCTTTGGTGTACAAATATAATTTAGGCTGTATCTCCTTTTAGGCTCCACTAGGGCCAAGAGTTTTGGCCTGACCATGAACATCTCTGGTGCTAGAGATAACCCCAGTagccccctctctcacctcttccaGCGGCGCAGGGCAAATAGCAGCAGAGCTAGCAGGTGGGCGGCCAGGAGCACCAGGTGGAAGTAGCGACTCAGAAACAGCCACTCCGGCAGGAAGCGCCAGTTCACTGTCCATGTGAACATGAACTGACGACCCAGGTCAAAGGCCCGGGTCATATAACCAATTGGATTCTCCATCAGGAAGGGTAGGCCCAGCAACAactgtgatgagagagagagagaggtgaggtggaGTAAAGATGGACAATCAACAGAATGGAAATAGAGTACGCAAATCCTAATTGTCCACACAGTGTGGAAAGTGGATGGAACGCTGGGGACAAGAGGCATCTGTGAGTAAAATTTAAATGTAACAGTTGAAGCAGATGAAGGAGGTCCAAACCTGGATGGCAGCACAGAGAGAAAGCTTGGGTATGGTCCTCATCAGGCCAAATTCAGACAGCAGCAAGAAGAAAAGGCCCGGGGCGAACAGGAGCACGTTCATCTTCACAGACACTGCTAAACTGTCCACAGCAGAGGTAGAGGAAGTTGTCATTCAGACCATGTGATAGGGGCTACCACAGTCAGATGTTGAGTTCAGCAACTCAGTTCTGCCAATCTAAATTAGAGCGTTATTATCATGAAAGGTGTCCCATATTGGCCCGCACACTGAACCAAGTTAAACTGAAATGATCAAACCGAAGTTGAACTGAGCTGGGCTCCAGCTGTGCAGAACCAGGGTTTACACTTGCCTGTAGAGCCCGCAGCCCAAAGTCCAGCGGCCGTCCAAGAAAAAATTGACAGCCCCAAACAGCATCATCATGGCCACGGGGTCGTTGAAAAGACGCAGGACGAAGATGGAGTGGATCCGGTAGGAGGCACAGCACACAAAGAAGAACACATAGGGAGgaacctggagaggaggagagtcaaaATGGCCCTTTTTTAAAATCATGGAATAGATTACAGTCTTATAAAGTGATGAATTCCAAGTTGCAATAAAAACGAAATATATTTTGGGTAATGACAACTAGCTAAGTACCAAAGAAACAACGTCACGTTGCAAAACAGCGTACAAAGGAATACGTGTTGCATCTCACCTTCTTGGTGCGGTGGTATATCCTGAAGACGAGTAGCAGAGTGAGCAGGTAGAAGACAGCGAACAAATACTGGGCCAGGCGGATATTCACCCCATGGTTGGTAACGTAATACAACGCTGTGAAGATGTACACAAACCCTGCTGGGTACCTGGAAAGGTAGGTTCAGAAATCAGTTTCAAGACTGTGATCTTGTTCACGTTAAGACAAGTCAgactgcagacacacagacacacacacactgggaaaaGTGCAATGCATTGTCATGGGTCTGGTGAAGATTCAAATGCATgtacaaattcaggtaggtccctccgtTTCGTTTGCTTCCTAGAGAAAACGGGAAACCATTTCCGTTGCAAAAGGTTTTGCAACAGACATGTTTTGCAATGGAATCCGGCTAATGAATACATCCCCGGGGTTGCCAATACTGGTATTGGAACCTGGTTCCTTAATTTGTAGAGTGCCACGTATAGGGTAGTGGAACTTACACCAGAGGGCCTGTGTCTCCTTTGAGCTGGGTGTAGTCGTAGGTGCCGTTGATGACTCCCTCTACCTCATCCATATACGCCTTCCAGTCGATCTCTGTGTCTGCAGGAGAAGACATTCACCAATGAATGACCGGTTGCATTGGCAATAACTTgtcatatacatatacaaaaaATGTGGATGAAGGTACCTAAACAATCAAGTGACCGTAAGAACAGGTCAGCAGCAACTaccaaagaaaaaaaaatcaaacaaGAAAGGGAAACTGTAGCTATACATTAAAAACGGTGATATGTGAATTTTCCCATATGTGGTTATACCTTGGCTAGTAGAAAGGGTTGGAAGCTATTTTTCAATTTACCTGTTCTTGCTGATACTTCCTTCGTTCTCAAATCGGAAGAAAAGTATCTTATAAATGTCTGTTGAGTTACAGGTGGTTCTCCAGTGAGAAATGCCTGGACTGGGTGTAGATCTTTGTTTTGGTCGCACTGTGTGATGCACTATCATCTGCTTCTACAAGCAAAAAGTGGCGATGGCACATAAAAATGACTAGTTCCTGCAAAGATGTTGGGAAATGCAAGATGTCTGGCAGCTAAAATGGCAATGGAACGCCTCACTGTGAAAAACGTTGATTTTACTATCTTAATGAATACTCTTTTTTGGAGAACCACCTGCAGCTGAACACTTATAAGATAGACTTTTCTTCCGAATCGAGAGAACGAAGCATCTGCAAAAACTACTTAAATTACTTCTGACCCTTCCTACTTGCTCTCAAGAACCCAAGGGATTCTACTTTATACCAACGGTTCTCAGCTATAAGCACTGGTGGGACCATGTGAACTACAATCCTGACACTCTGTTTCAACATTTAGAAACCTAAATAATAAGTAATTGCTTGTGATACGGTTTTCCAAACATAATGGAACTTATGTTACATTTCAGCAATAAAGAATATTTAGAATAAAAAGAGATTAACTTACTGTGGCAGGTTTGCACAGTTCCATACCGTTGTTTACCTCGAGCCAATGAACTACACTTCCTCCACAGTTACACTTACATAGGTGTTGAGCACGCTAGATAGCACTGGTGTCGTCTGTAATaagcgctgtaacatggagatatgtcCATGTGGGAAAACAAACCATAACTCTATAAAGCAAAGGTGTGCAGTAATTTAACAGATATGTTGCCAAACCATACCGCAAGCGATGTATTTTAACGTCAGAACGAGTGTCTGGGATCTTAACAAAAGTCCCCCAGCAGAAGATACTACAGTCAATAGGGGCCAAAGCAGTTAGGCGAGTCTATGAATGGGTTAGCCTCTGTAGTGCCAACTGTCAAAGTGAATTTACAGACGTGGTCACGGTCCCTTGTGATGTTGCCTAGTATGGACGAAATATGTAGCTCTCAATAGCTGTGGCAAGTTTAAGTGTTGTTGCCAGAAGAAGCATGTATATTCTGGTCGGGGGAACATTAATGGCCCGTATGCGCGTTCTGAAGGTTAACACGCATCACTTGCGGTACGGTTTTGGAAACAAGGAACGTTGCCATCTTAATATCAGCGACaaatatactttaaaaaaacaaacaaatggttAAATTATAACACAAGAGTTTGGGTTAGTGTTCTCACagccatatttccatgttacatCGCCAGTTTACGCAAGACAGATGGAAATCCACCTGTCCTaattagtgtaacagtatagcttccgtccctctccttgcccctacctgggctcaaaccagggaccctctgcacacagacaaccctcgaagcatcgttacccatcgcgccacaaaagccgtgcccttgcagagcaaggggaaccactactccaagcctcagagcgagtgacgtttgaaacgctaacTAGCGCTCCATTTCACACCGTTACACTAGCATGCTCTGAACGCCAGTGTAACTGGGTAGGGAGAAAGTGTACTGTAGTTCGCCAACTGGAGGCACACACAGCTTATGGATCAGCGCAGGACTGCTGcagtaagtgtatattttttaAGAGTTTATTGCCGATATGAAAGATAGATTACAAAAACGGGTTCGCAAATAATTGTTGACGTTTCTAAACGTTAAAACACAGCTTAGGAATTGTAGTACAGCCAAACGTGGCTAAGTTAACGACTGAAAACCATACGAATAATAAGGGTTTAAGAGTTGAATATTAGGCATGCTAGTAGATATAGACTTGCAGTCGTTGTGCTAAGGTCAGTTAAcattggctcgcgaaactaccactaccttccttcatactggacatatACATACAactggtatccatgagttcatctgactctggggaagtagataaaggccCTCAGTGTTAAggacctcattgccaaaatctcgaAGTATCCTTTTAAGGCTAGCCGCATGCTCAAGCTAAACCGCTAGCTACTTACATGCTACTTTTTGTATGACCCATATGTTTATTCCGATCTCCAGGAACCACAGAACAGAGGCGACCAGTATTGTGTACTCCGCCTGGAATAATATCAAATGTTTCTCCTGCCATAGTTTTCGAAGTGTCGCCCACACTCGAGACAGTGGACCAGGTGATGATTTTTTCTTCACCCCTCCTGCCATTTCGGCTTACGCTAGCTACGTGGCGCGGCAGCAACAGTACATTAGTACCCCGTCACATGATTCAGTATAGCGTCAACCAGTCGTTGGGGAGTTCGTTTTGCATGACCCGGTGTCCCGGGTGGGAAGAGTTTGTACATTTTACACCATTCCATTGGTCATTAAAGATGCCACCGAGAAAAATGTTTGTTATTGATCTTTCATTCTCACTGAAAGCAAGCCAAAGACGCGGCAGATGTGCTCTCTGTGCGCTATTTCTAAACTTTCCTTAAATTTAGTTTTTGCgtattttacttttggttttatacaccagcttcaaatagctgaaaatacaatattttttatgGAAAATATGTTTCACAGCGGTTTAAATGGTATAATACTTGCTTGTTTGGTTacaaactgaaattagacaaAGGATTCGAATTTCTGTGTCCAGGAAGGCGGAGCAATTTCTTTACAGTGCATCTTTAAGTGAAATACCCAGGGAACAGGGCCATTGGCTTCACCTTAAGATGCGTAGTTTCCAGGAAGGAGAACATGTCATGTGATCAAAACAAAAAGCCAATTCTTCCGGTGAAGACAACTAGTGTTTTTGAAAGGTAAAAATGTACAATACTGATTGATTAAGTCAGATTTGACCCTTTGGCTGTTGCAAAAGAGTGCACAAATACTGTTGTCATGTTATGGTCTAACCTTTGCGGACATTTAAGACGATATTTTAGA
This window contains:
- the alg3 gene encoding dol-P-Man:Man(5)GlcNAc(2)-PP-Dol alpha-1,3-mannosyltransferase isoform X1, translating into MAGGVKKKSSPGPLSRVWATLRKLWQEKHLILFQAEYTILVASVLWFLEIGINIWVIQKVAYTEIDWKAYMDEVEGVINGTYDYTQLKGDTGPLVYPAGFVYIFTALYYVTNHGVNIRLAQYLFAVFYLLTLLLVFRIYHRTKKVPPYVFFFVCCASYRIHSIFVLRLFNDPVAMMMLFGAVNFFLDGRWTLGCGLYSLAVSVKMNVLLFAPGLFFLLLSEFGLMRTIPKLSLCAAIQLLLGLPFLMENPIGYMTRAFDLGRQFMFTWTVNWRFLPEWLFLSRYFHLVLLAAHLLALLLFALRRWKRPEESIMELLKEPGKRVLLAQKLTSDQMVLILFTSNFIGMCFSRSLHYQFYVWYFHTLPFLLWSGGVKKLAHLLRVLILGLVELSWNTYPSTIYSSAALHLCHLIMLLSLWFAQPPARQGENAKSQ
- the alg3 gene encoding dol-P-Man:Man(5)GlcNAc(2)-PP-Dol alpha-1,3-mannosyltransferase isoform X2 → MDEVEGVINGTYDYTQLKGDTGPLVYPAGFVYIFTALYYVTNHGVNIRLAQYLFAVFYLLTLLLVFRIYHRTKKVPPYVFFFVCCASYRIHSIFVLRLFNDPVAMMMLFGAVNFFLDGRWTLGCGLYSLAVSVKMNVLLFAPGLFFLLLSEFGLMRTIPKLSLCAAIQLLLGLPFLMENPIGYMTRAFDLGRQFMFTWTVNWRFLPEWLFLSRYFHLVLLAAHLLALLLFALRRWKRPEESIMELLKEPGKRVLLAQKLTSDQMVLILFTSNFIGMCFSRSLHYQFYVWYFHTLPFLLWSGGVKKLAHLLRVLILGLVELSWNTYPSTIYSSAALHLCHLIMLLSLWFAQPPARQGENAKSQ